One Desulfovibrio sp. genomic window carries:
- a CDS encoding flagellar motor protein MotB, producing MGGGAWKVAYADFVTAMMAFFLLLWVLSMVPPETRAGLAAYFSGDRNFDSSSTSPVSNNPFIQNTDKIDARDIKISEVEKSHYAIAQKIKQMLMSDAIPQSASGISADDVGVQLRVNSDIMFKPGSVDLLPDGERVLTAVLGLMDEYNLYLVVRGHADSAETAPPFTSAWELSGARAAAMVNYLVQHGVKATRMRAVSYGDTRPLKPGIDEQSRAMNRRVEFFFHRPEVMSYSVVY from the coding sequence ATGGGCGGCGGCGCATGGAAAGTCGCGTATGCCGACTTTGTAACGGCCATGATGGCCTTTTTTCTCCTGCTCTGGGTTCTCAGCATGGTGCCGCCCGAAACTCGGGCGGGTCTTGCCGCCTATTTCAGCGGCGACCGTAACTTTGACTCCAGTTCCACTTCGCCTGTCTCCAACAATCCCTTTATCCAGAATACGGACAAAATCGACGCGCGCGACATCAAGATATCTGAAGTCGAAAAGTCCCATTACGCCATTGCCCAGAAAATCAAGCAGATGCTTATGTCCGACGCCATACCCCAGAGCGCTTCGGGCATCAGCGCCGATGACGTGGGTGTTCAGTTGCGCGTCAACTCCGACATCATGTTCAAGCCCGGCAGCGTCGATCTGCTGCCTGACGGCGAAAGGGTGCTGACCGCCGTACTTGGCCTCATGGACGAATACAATCTGTACCTCGTGGTGCGCGGCCATGCCGATTCGGCCGAAACGGCCCCGCCCTTCACGTCCGCATGGGAACTGTCCGGAGCGCGCGCCGCAGCCATGGTCAACTATCTGGTGCAGCACGGCGTCAAGGCCACGCGCATGCGCGCCGTCAGCTATGGCGACACCCGCCCCCTCAAGCCCGGCATCGACGAGCAGAGCCGCGCCATGAACCGCCGCGTGGAGTTTTTCTTCCACAGGCCGGAAGTCATGTCCTACAGCGTGGTTTATTAG
- the aroL gene encoding shikimate kinase AroL gives MPLIFLVGPRACGKTTIGRLLAQRLALPFIDTDHYLLEQAGRTVAEIVEAEGWPGFRKRESDALRAVTAIHPQGAVIATGGGMVLDEQNRIFMREQGHVFYLSAPVEALAARLSGNPLAEQRPSLTGADIRDEVRQVLHERLPLYHATAHHHLDASQPPRRITSLAMDFLDSLSAQDAEAVPCPEAMTDREVAPCSEAAPCSEAAPCRKAAPHRAAAVNVENEDAAASSARQPARPEAAPDRE, from the coding sequence ATGCCTCTCATATTCCTTGTGGGCCCACGAGCCTGCGGCAAAACGACCATCGGCCGCCTGCTGGCGCAACGCCTCGCGCTGCCCTTTATCGATACCGACCACTACCTTCTTGAACAGGCGGGGCGCACCGTGGCCGAGATCGTGGAAGCAGAGGGCTGGCCCGGCTTTCGCAAACGCGAAAGCGATGCGCTGCGGGCTGTCACAGCCATCCACCCTCAGGGAGCCGTCATTGCCACAGGCGGCGGCATGGTGCTGGACGAACAAAATCGTATTTTCATGCGCGAACAGGGGCATGTTTTCTATTTGTCCGCTCCCGTGGAGGCGCTGGCGGCACGGCTTTCCGGCAATCCCCTGGCGGAGCAGCGCCCGTCCCTCACTGGCGCGGACATCAGGGACGAAGTGCGGCAGGTGCTGCACGAACGTCTGCCGCTCTATCATGCAACCGCGCATCACCATCTGGACGCCAGCCAGCCCCCGCGCCGCATAACCTCACTGGCCATGGATTTTCTGGACAGCCTTTCCGCACAGGACGCAGAGGCCGTACCTTGCCCAGAAGCCATGACAGACCGCGAAGTTGCGCCGTGCTCCGAAGCCGCGCCGTGCTCCGAAGCCGCGCCGTGCCGCAAAGCCGCACCACACCGAGCCGCCGCCGTGAATGTGGAAAACGAAGATGCCGCCGCAAGCAGTGCCCGGCAGCCCGCCCGACCCGAGGCCGCCCCTGACCGTGAATAA
- a CDS encoding cobyric acid synthase — protein sequence MSSAPSPPTPVSSGQAEASGDASPPSVRSFKGPAGLPPAIMFQGTCSNAGKSLLTAALCRLLARQGIRVVPFKAQNMALNSFVTADGKEMGRAQALQAAACGLAADVRMNPVLLKPTSNTGSQVIVLGEPVGQMRVGAYLRYKPEAWKAVRRAYRSLAAEADVVVLEGAGSPAEINLKAHDIVNMRMARYARAHVALVADIDRGGAFAALAGTMALLTRAERARVAGFILNKFRGDPTLLDPALHSLTRRTGKPFWGVVPMLENLRLPEEDSVSFKLGITPGLSMGQGRAADAEALDMVVPDLPHISNATDLDALRQEHGLRLRIVRSGEDWGHPHVVIVPGSRNTVADLRFLRATGLADAITRFARTALEEKRGALVGICGGLQMLGSVIDDPLGLEEGGLERGLGILPLKTRLEADKKLLRVTGRACVCLTANPPEQCIDSAAAGGLMAHAQEVEGYEIHHGRTAPLPEVADEEAHARNPRVVLADAAGRPLGWGLCDAAGRARVWGSYVHGLFDADAFRHAFLSSLRRDCGMPPLEGSPYALGPELDRLADCVENSLDMAAIYGLLGLC from the coding sequence ATGTCCTCTGCACCTTCTCCCCCCACGCCTGTTTCCTCTGGTCAGGCTGAAGCCTCCGGCGACGCATCACCGCCTTCCGTCCGTTCTTTTAAAGGCCCGGCGGGGTTGCCTCCTGCGATCATGTTTCAGGGAACCTGCTCCAACGCGGGCAAAAGTCTGCTCACAGCGGCCCTGTGCCGTCTGCTGGCGCGGCAGGGGATTCGTGTCGTGCCCTTCAAGGCGCAGAACATGGCGCTCAATTCTTTTGTGACCGCCGACGGCAAGGAGATGGGACGCGCCCAGGCGCTTCAGGCCGCCGCCTGCGGTCTGGCCGCCGATGTGCGCATGAATCCCGTTCTTTTGAAGCCCACATCCAACACGGGCTCTCAGGTTATCGTGCTGGGGGAGCCGGTGGGGCAGATGCGTGTGGGGGCCTATCTGCGGTACAAGCCCGAAGCCTGGAAGGCCGTGCGGCGCGCCTACCGCAGTCTGGCGGCCGAAGCCGACGTGGTGGTGCTGGAAGGGGCGGGCAGCCCGGCCGAGATCAACCTCAAGGCGCACGATATCGTGAACATGCGCATGGCCCGCTATGCCCGCGCTCATGTGGCCCTTGTGGCTGACATTGACCGGGGCGGAGCCTTCGCGGCCCTGGCGGGCACCATGGCGCTGTTGACGCGGGCGGAAAGGGCGCGGGTGGCCGGTTTTATACTCAACAAGTTTCGCGGGGACCCCACGCTGCTGGACCCGGCCCTGCACAGCCTCACCCGCCGCACGGGCAAGCCTTTCTGGGGCGTTGTGCCCATGCTGGAAAATCTGCGCCTGCCCGAAGAGGACTCCGTCAGCTTCAAGCTGGGCATCACGCCCGGCCTCAGCATGGGGCAGGGCCGTGCGGCAGACGCAGAAGCGCTGGATATGGTGGTGCCCGACCTGCCCCACATCAGCAATGCCACCGACCTGGATGCCCTGCGGCAGGAGCACGGACTGCGCCTGCGCATCGTGCGCTCTGGCGAGGACTGGGGGCATCCGCACGTTGTTATTGTGCCCGGCAGCCGTAACACCGTGGCCGACCTGCGTTTTTTGCGCGCCACGGGCCTGGCTGACGCCATAACGCGCTTTGCCCGCACAGCCCTTGAAGAGAAGCGCGGCGCGCTGGTGGGCATCTGCGGGGGCCTGCAGATGCTCGGCAGCGTCATTGACGATCCTCTGGGTCTTGAGGAGGGCGGCCTTGAGCGCGGCCTCGGAATTTTGCCCCTGAAAACCCGTCTTGAAGCGGACAAAAAGCTGCTGCGGGTCACGGGGCGGGCCTGCGTCTGCCTTACGGCCAACCCACCGGAACAATGCATCGACAGCGCGGCGGCCGGGGGGCTTATGGCCCATGCCCAGGAAGTTGAAGGCTATGAAATTCACCATGGCCGCACCGCGCCCCTGCCAGAAGTGGCAGATGAAGAGGCGCATGCCCGCAACCCCCGCGTGGTGCTGGCGGACGCGGCGGGACGCCCCCTGGGCTGGGGCCTGTGCGACGCCGCCGGCCGGGCAAGGGTCTGGGGCAGCTATGTACACGGTCTTTTTGATGCCGACGCCTTTCGCCATGCTTTTCTGTCTTCCCTGCGCAGGGACTGCGGCATGCCGCCCCTTGAGGGTTCCCCTTACGCTCTTGGCCCGGAGCTTGACAGGCTGGCGGACTGTGTTGAGAACTCTCTGGACATGGCGGCCATTTACGGGCTTCTTGGGCTGTGCTAG
- a CDS encoding AsmA-like C-terminal region-containing protein gives MKRFLLWTAGVLLVVAAALAIVLSQIDTAFVIRQIADATARSTGKPLVFETAPQISFFPPGVRFGQARWGQPEMGDSLVFSVRSGMAELELMPLLSGSMVVHEVRLDNPVVEVRQYVAAPAIPAAPAAPAATGAGGAGGAALTAAPDAAPGHTSAPAPGHISAPTPAAADKAPGTDSGAADSRVSGNPADAPVPKAGVKAPAVEQAKTLERATPAFALKRLVARQGLVRYTDAQGQTLTLGALNLSVENLQPGQEAVAQCDFTYTASHPDKTMGTATGAAAGTTADTATGTVTNTATATATNTAKNGTVMAVPLSANLALSAKLRYAPPNLALRQTLLTLSPLTGPLPKEAGPLQLNIEGSLDTDAWRMHVAKCWVTTPQARLGLQGEASFNPPSFTGNLELDASLRKLAALMGQPLKPAPRDVADTLKIKSRLAYGDNSLNLSDIDALMDDVTLSGQFRLGMEPDAPLSITTDMQASAVNLDNYLPLPESSKPQVQTTGEPKDKKSGGTDVSSMPDINIRAALAGLRQGKVHARDVQFVAQGLRGNYKISTFNCTLGSGGFIKAEGTANVPAAAYTVNGTASDVDLGALLESLDKGRPVEGTARLDADLSMHGKSAVALQNSLSGSGLLEIRQMRLKSLPTLPANVPGIVGKPVPNVFDLARAPFTVKNGVIHASPVTVSATGLSARGQAKVSLPRQYLEASATVETLGMSVPVIAKGPFSNIGYSLDPRFAQGKSKKLPELLQDGIRGAEGFVRDLFGN, from the coding sequence ATGAAACGTTTTCTGCTTTGGACCGCTGGCGTGCTGCTGGTTGTCGCGGCGGCCCTGGCCATTGTTCTCAGCCAGATAGACACCGCCTTTGTTATCCGCCAGATCGCTGACGCCACGGCCAGGTCCACGGGCAAGCCGCTGGTCTTTGAAACTGCGCCGCAGATTTCCTTTTTTCCCCCTGGCGTGCGCTTCGGGCAGGCCCGCTGGGGCCAGCCGGAGATGGGCGACAGCCTCGTTTTTTCGGTCAGGAGCGGCATGGCGGAACTTGAGTTGATGCCGCTGCTTTCCGGCTCCATGGTCGTGCATGAGGTGCGCCTGGACAATCCTGTGGTGGAAGTGCGGCAGTATGTCGCCGCGCCCGCAATTCCCGCTGCCCCCGCTGCGCCCGCTGCTACTGGCGCTGGCGGCGCTGGCGGCGCGGCCCTTACTGCCGCTCCAGATGCGGCCCCTGGCCATACCTCTGCCCCGGCCCCTGGCCATATCTCTGCCCCGACCCCCGCCGCTGCCGACAAGGCCCCCGGCACTGACTCTGGCGCGGCGGATTCCCGCGTTTCCGGCAATCCTGCGGACGCGCCCGTTCCCAAGGCAGGCGTCAAGGCTCCGGCTGTGGAGCAGGCCAAGACGCTTGAAAGAGCGACTCCGGCCTTTGCGTTGAAACGCCTGGTCGCTCGACAGGGCTTGGTGCGCTATACAGACGCGCAGGGGCAGACCCTGACCCTCGGCGCCCTGAATCTTTCGGTGGAAAATCTGCAACCGGGGCAAGAGGCTGTGGCCCAGTGCGACTTTACCTATACCGCCAGCCACCCGGACAAAACCATGGGCACGGCGACGGGCGCGGCGGCGGGAACGACGGCGGATACGGCGACGGGCACAGTCACCAATACGGCCACAGCTACGGCCACCAATACGGCAAAGAACGGCACGGTAATGGCCGTGCCTCTGTCGGCCAACCTGGCCCTGTCGGCCAAGCTGCGCTATGCGCCGCCCAACCTCGCCCTGCGCCAGACCCTGCTGACCTTAAGCCCCCTGACCGGCCCCCTGCCCAAGGAAGCCGGGCCCCTGCAGCTGAATATCGAAGGCAGTCTGGACACGGACGCGTGGCGCATGCATGTGGCCAAATGCTGGGTTACCACGCCGCAGGCGCGCCTGGGCCTTCAGGGCGAAGCATCGTTCAACCCGCCCTCCTTCACGGGCAACCTTGAACTGGATGCGTCCCTGCGCAAGCTGGCCGCCCTGATGGGGCAACCGCTCAAACCCGCCCCCCGCGACGTTGCGGATACGCTCAAAATCAAGAGCAGACTGGCCTACGGCGACAACAGCCTCAATCTTTCGGACATTGACGCCCTTATGGACGACGTGACCCTGAGCGGCCAGTTCCGCCTGGGCATGGAACCGGACGCGCCCCTGTCCATCACGACCGACATGCAGGCCAGCGCCGTCAATCTGGACAATTACCTGCCCCTGCCCGAAAGCAGCAAGCCGCAGGTGCAGACGACTGGCGAACCAAAAGACAAAAAATCCGGGGGAACCGACGTGTCCTCCATGCCGGACATCAACATCCGTGCCGCGCTGGCGGGCCTCCGTCAAGGCAAGGTGCACGCCAGGGATGTGCAGTTCGTGGCGCAGGGCCTGCGCGGCAACTACAAGATTTCTACCTTCAACTGCACCCTCGGCAGCGGCGGCTTCATCAAGGCCGAGGGCACGGCCAATGTGCCAGCCGCGGCCTATACCGTAAACGGCACGGCGTCGGACGTGGATCTGGGCGCGCTGCTGGAAAGCCTGGACAAGGGCCGCCCCGTGGAGGGCACCGCCCGTCTGGACGCCGACCTGAGCATGCACGGCAAAAGCGCCGTTGCCCTGCAAAACAGTCTTTCCGGTTCGGGGCTGCTTGAAATACGGCAGATGCGCCTGAAATCCCTGCCCACCCTGCCCGCCAACGTGCCCGGCATCGTGGGCAAGCCTGTGCCGAACGTTTTTGATCTTGCGCGCGCCCCCTTTACCGTCAAAAACGGCGTCATACACGCCAGCCCCGTCACGGTGAGCGCCACGGGACTCAGCGCCCGGGGGCAGGCGAAAGTCAGCCTGCCGCGACAGTATCTGGAGGCGTCAGCCACTGTGGAAACCCTGGGCATGAGCGTGCCGGTCATTGCCAAAGGGCCGTTCAGCAATATCGGATACAGCCTTGACCCGCGATTTGCGCAGGGCAAGAGCAAAAAACTTCCTGAACTCTTGCAGGACGGCATACGCGGCGCAGAAGGATTCGTGCGGGATCTCTTTGGCAACTAG
- a CDS encoding ATP synthase F0 subunit B — translation MLDLNITMIFQLVNFLVAIYVLNILLIRPIRDIIKKRNGIMDGMAEEAESFEYQAAERLANYEAELARARQDAGLTREEGRAAGTVEQQVLVGEAQKSARDILAETRESLRAQAAKTLDELRNQVSDFSARLATKLLKG, via the coding sequence ATGCTGGATCTTAACATTACAATGATCTTTCAGCTGGTGAACTTTCTGGTCGCCATTTATGTGCTAAACATCCTCCTTATCCGCCCCATCCGCGATATCATAAAAAAGCGCAACGGCATCATGGACGGCATGGCCGAAGAGGCCGAGTCTTTCGAGTACCAGGCTGCGGAACGCCTTGCCAACTACGAGGCCGAACTGGCCCGCGCCCGTCAGGACGCCGGTCTGACCCGTGAAGAAGGCCGCGCCGCAGGCACGGTTGAACAGCAGGTGCTGGTGGGCGAAGCCCAAAAAAGTGCCCGCGACATCCTTGCCGAAACCCGCGAATCCCTGCGGGCACAGGCTGCCAAGACCCTTGATGAGCTGAGAAACCAGGTGAGCGATTTTTCCGCCCGGCTGGCGACCAAGCTTCTCAAGGGTTAG
- the atpA gene encoding F0F1 ATP synthase subunit alpha: MQIKAEEISKIIEDQIQNYEQRVEMSETGTVLYVGDGIARVYGVQNAMSMELLEFPGGVMGMVLNLEEDNVGVALLGSDVGIKEGDPVKRTGKIFSVPVGDGVMGRVLNPLGEPIDGLGPIEAAAVRPVEIKAPGIIARKSVHEPMPTGLKAIDAMTPIGRGQRELIIGDRQTGKTAVCIDAILAQKETDIHCFYVAIGQKKSSVALVADTLRRHGALEYTTIISATASDPAPLQYIAAYTGCTMAEFYRDNGKHALIIYDDLSKQAVAYRQMSLLLRRPPGREAFPGDVFYLHSRLLERAAKVNDSLGAGSMTALPIIETQAGDVSAYIPTNVISITDGQVYLEPNLFNAGVRPAINVGLSVSRVGGAAQIKAMKQVAGTMRLDLAQYRELAAFAQFGSDLDKGTKSKLDRGARLVELLKQPQYQPMPSNEQVASIYAATRGLMDDVPVEDVRRFEAAMLTFLRDTRKDVLDAIKEKKVIDEAVEKALTEAIAAFKQGWTA; the protein is encoded by the coding sequence ATGCAGATCAAAGCGGAAGAGATAAGCAAGATCATTGAGGATCAAATCCAGAACTACGAGCAGCGCGTAGAAATGAGCGAAACCGGCACCGTGCTTTATGTTGGTGACGGCATCGCCCGCGTCTACGGCGTGCAGAACGCCATGTCGATGGAACTGCTGGAATTTCCCGGCGGCGTCATGGGCATGGTGCTCAACCTCGAAGAGGACAACGTCGGTGTCGCTCTGCTCGGTTCGGACGTGGGCATTAAGGAAGGCGACCCGGTCAAGCGTACCGGCAAGATCTTCTCCGTGCCTGTCGGCGACGGCGTTATGGGCCGTGTGCTCAACCCCCTGGGTGAGCCCATCGACGGCCTTGGCCCCATCGAGGCTGCCGCAGTGCGCCCCGTGGAAATCAAGGCCCCCGGCATCATCGCGCGTAAAAGCGTGCATGAGCCCATGCCTACGGGTCTGAAGGCCATCGACGCCATGACGCCCATTGGCCGCGGCCAGCGCGAACTTATCATTGGCGACCGCCAGACCGGTAAGACCGCTGTGTGTATCGACGCCATCCTGGCGCAGAAAGAAACGGACATCCACTGCTTCTACGTGGCCATCGGCCAGAAGAAGTCCTCGGTGGCTCTGGTGGCCGATACCCTGCGTCGCCACGGCGCTCTGGAGTACACGACCATCATTTCGGCTACCGCGTCCGACCCCGCGCCGCTGCAGTACATTGCAGCCTACACGGGCTGCACCATGGCGGAGTTCTACCGCGACAACGGCAAGCACGCCCTCATCATTTACGACGACCTTTCCAAGCAGGCCGTGGCCTATCGCCAGATGTCCCTGCTGCTCCGTCGTCCTCCGGGACGTGAAGCCTTCCCCGGCGACGTGTTCTACCTGCACTCTCGTTTGCTCGAACGTGCGGCCAAGGTGAACGACAGTCTCGGTGCTGGCTCCATGACGGCTCTGCCCATCATTGAAACCCAGGCTGGCGACGTGTCCGCGTACATCCCCACCAACGTGATCTCCATCACCGACGGTCAGGTGTACCTGGAACCCAACCTCTTCAACGCCGGTGTGCGTCCGGCCATTAACGTGGGCCTTTCCGTGTCCCGCGTGGGTGGCGCGGCCCAGATCAAGGCCATGAAGCAGGTGGCGGGTACAATGCGTCTTGACCTTGCCCAGTATCGCGAACTGGCGGCCTTCGCCCAGTTCGGCTCCGACCTGGACAAGGGCACCAAGTCCAAGCTTGACCGCGGCGCGCGCCTGGTGGAACTGCTCAAGCAGCCCCAGTACCAGCCCATGCCTTCCAATGAACAGGTAGCCTCCATTTACGCCGCCACGCGCGGACTTATGGATGACGTACCGGTGGAAGACGTCCGCCGTTTTGAAGCCGCCATGCTGACCTTCCTGCGCGACACCAGGAAAGACGTGCTTGACGCCATTAAAGAAAAGAAAGTCATTGACGAGGCTGTGGAAAAAGCGCTTACCGAGGCTATTGCCGCCTTCAAGCAGGGCTGGACGGCCTAG
- a CDS encoding ATP synthase F0 subunit B: MSKWKHAGFILPLVIALAALVFIPFEALASEGHGGPRWGDFGWRVLNFVIFAGILWYFVGGLAKRFFKNRRETISGALDDLDERRAKAKEQLAAVESRIARLNEEREAILAESRKQAENLKAGIVEEAHRQAAQIVEQARMTAENEGRTVLAEVRAVIADEIVDAAEKALSSKLNAEAHDKLIANSLKKVVLH; this comes from the coding sequence TTGAGCAAATGGAAACACGCGGGTTTTATCCTGCCGCTCGTTATTGCCCTTGCCGCGCTTGTCTTCATTCCTTTTGAGGCGCTGGCCTCTGAAGGGCATGGGGGACCGCGCTGGGGGGACTTCGGCTGGCGCGTGCTGAACTTCGTGATTTTTGCGGGCATCCTCTGGTACTTTGTTGGCGGACTGGCCAAGCGCTTCTTCAAGAATCGCCGCGAGACCATCAGCGGAGCGCTGGACGACCTGGATGAACGCCGCGCCAAGGCCAAGGAACAGCTGGCCGCCGTTGAATCGCGCATCGCGCGCCTCAACGAGGAGCGTGAAGCCATTCTGGCCGAAAGCCGCAAACAGGCCGAAAACCTGAAAGCGGGCATTGTGGAAGAGGCGCACCGTCAGGCGGCGCAAATTGTGGAGCAGGCGCGCATGACCGCTGAAAATGAAGGCCGCACCGTGCTTGCTGAAGTGCGCGCCGTCATTGCGGACGAAATCGTGGACGCCGCCGAAAAGGCTTTGAGCAGCAAGCTCAATGCCGAAGCCCACGACAAGCTTATCGCCAACTCCCTTAAAAAGGTGGTGCTCCATTGA
- a CDS encoding glycosyltransferase: protein MPPQAVPGSPPDPRPPLTVNKARALRADAPPLVSVVLPAFNAARTLKAALNSLFVQEPTAGCPLPSFEIIVVNDGSTDDSAALLETCAAETAAQDRLRVLHMPHGGIVAALNAGLAAARGSFIARMDADDTAHPQRLALQTSHLWGKSALTLSASLAAFGGDRATAYGFAHFVDWQNSLQSPTEISRNRFRDTPVCHPTTMYRREAVDRWGPYADGNFAEDWELWLRWLHEGALMEKLPQALLVWNDAPDRATRTDGRYTADACDRLRALWLARHLERHNPFHPQVWVIGGGRMARRRLAPLWRLGVRPAAYIDIDARKIGNVVGGVPVLGREALPGPGRCRILNALTAHGAAEEAANWLEQRGYGPTDWILV from the coding sequence ATGCCGCCGCAAGCAGTGCCCGGCAGCCCGCCCGACCCGAGGCCGCCCCTGACCGTGAATAAAGCCCGCGCTTTGCGCGCAGACGCGCCGCCCCTTGTTTCGGTGGTTCTGCCGGCATTCAACGCCGCACGCACGCTGAAAGCGGCACTGAACAGCCTCTTTGTTCAGGAGCCAACTGCCGGGTGTCCCCTCCCTTCCTTTGAAATCATTGTGGTCAACGACGGTTCCACGGACGACAGTGCCGCCCTGCTGGAAACCTGCGCCGCCGAAACAGCCGCCCAGGACAGGCTGCGTGTTCTGCACATGCCGCACGGCGGCATTGTCGCCGCCCTCAACGCCGGACTGGCAGCGGCGCGCGGCTCCTTCATCGCCCGTATGGATGCCGACGACACGGCCCATCCCCAGCGGCTGGCCCTGCAAACCTCCCATCTCTGGGGCAAGAGCGCACTCACGCTTTCGGCCAGCCTGGCTGCTTTTGGCGGCGACCGCGCCACTGCCTACGGTTTTGCGCATTTCGTGGACTGGCAGAACAGCCTGCAATCCCCCACAGAGATCAGCCGCAACCGCTTCAGGGATACGCCGGTCTGCCACCCGACCACCATGTACCGGCGCGAGGCGGTTGACCGCTGGGGCCCCTATGCTGACGGGAATTTTGCCGAAGATTGGGAACTGTGGCTGCGCTGGCTGCACGAGGGCGCGCTTATGGAAAAACTGCCGCAAGCGCTTCTGGTATGGAACGACGCCCCTGACCGCGCCACCAGGACGGACGGGCGCTATACGGCGGATGCCTGCGACAGGCTGCGGGCTTTGTGGCTGGCCCGTCACCTTGAACGGCACAACCCCTTCCACCCGCAGGTCTGGGTCATTGGCGGCGGCCGCATGGCGCGCAGAAGGCTTGCGCCCCTGTGGCGGCTTGGCGTGCGCCCCGCCGCGTATATAGATATTGACGCCAGAAAGATCGGCAATGTGGTGGGCGGCGTGCCCGTGCTGGGCCGGGAGGCCCTGCCGGGGCCAGGCCGCTGCCGCATCCTCAACGCCCTGACCGCGCATGGCGCGGCCGAAGAGGCCGCAAACTGGCTTGAACAGCGGGGATACGGCCCCACCGACTGGATCCTTGTCTGA
- the atpH gene encoding ATP synthase F1 subunit delta — protein sequence MIDTVVARRYANAIFALGKKDGDEALSARGECLAALGEMLVATPGLDLTLKSPVIGVEEKKAVLDKLLGKLKADQTMRSFCFLLADKERLAFLREISAWYGKLLDEAKGIVRGQLVTAVKLPADKKAKLKESLEQKTGADIELTFAVDKDILGGMVLKMGDRVLDASLRAQLGILRETFKRGE from the coding sequence TTGATCGACACCGTGGTTGCACGCAGGTACGCCAACGCCATCTTTGCGTTGGGCAAAAAGGATGGGGACGAAGCCTTGAGTGCGCGGGGTGAATGCCTTGCCGCTCTTGGTGAAATGCTTGTCGCCACGCCGGGACTTGACCTGACCCTCAAAAGTCCCGTGATCGGCGTGGAGGAAAAAAAGGCAGTTCTCGACAAGCTGCTGGGCAAGCTCAAGGCCGACCAGACTATGCGCAGCTTCTGCTTTTTATTGGCAGACAAGGAAAGGCTCGCCTTTCTGCGCGAAATTTCCGCCTGGTATGGCAAACTGCTCGACGAAGCCAAGGGCATAGTGCGTGGCCAACTCGTCACGGCAGTCAAACTTCCTGCCGACAAAAAGGCCAAACTCAAAGAATCGCTGGAACAGAAAACCGGCGCCGACATTGAGCTCACCTTTGCTGTCGACAAGGACATACTAGGGGGTATGGTGCTCAAAATGGGTGACCGGGTGCTGGACGCAAGTCTGCGCGCGCAATTGGGTATCCTCCGGGAGACATTCAAGAGGGGTGAATAG
- the motA gene encoding flagellar motor stator protein MotA: MYLLIGLGIVAASVFTGYTLAHGEWAILFQPAEFIIILGCGLGAFFGSQTKYTFGLILKSMKHLFADPGSSKGRYLETLALLYTLFSKMHREGVISIESDVEKPESSPIFSKYPNVSKDTKIVNFIGDTLRVYLTTGDPADIDSLMDVDIATMREEGTLPAHAVGHMAESLPGMGIVACVLGVVLAMGKINEPPEVLGHYIGAALVGTFFGILCCYGLFGPMGSKLENYVAEEHFYYHSIKEAVAAAIRGSTPLIAVEYGRRAIPYPFRPTFAEMEDRLKSG; the protein is encoded by the coding sequence ATGTATTTATTAATAGGTCTTGGCATCGTTGCGGCTTCGGTGTTTACGGGATACACCCTGGCCCACGGTGAATGGGCCATCCTCTTTCAGCCCGCAGAATTCATCATCATTCTCGGCTGCGGCCTGGGAGCCTTTTTTGGCTCGCAGACCAAGTATACCTTCGGGCTCATCCTCAAGAGCATGAAGCACCTTTTTGCCGACCCAGGGTCCAGCAAGGGGCGCTATCTTGAAACGCTGGCCCTGCTGTACACGCTCTTTTCCAAGATGCACCGCGAAGGCGTCATCAGCATTGAAAGCGATGTGGAAAAACCCGAATCCAGCCCCATTTTCAGCAAATATCCCAACGTGTCCAAGGACACGAAGATCGTCAACTTTATCGGCGACACCCTGCGCGTCTATCTGACCACGGGCGACCCGGCCGACATCGACAGCCTCATGGACGTGGATATCGCCACCATGCGCGAAGAAGGCACCCTGCCCGCCCATGCCGTGGGACACATGGCCGAATCGCTGCCCGGCATGGGTATCGTGGCCTGCGTGCTCGGCGTGGTTCTCGCCATGGGCAAGATCAATGAGCCGCCGGAAGTTCTCGGCCACTACATCGGCGCGGCCCTCGTCGGCACATTCTTTGGTATTCTCTGCTGCTACGGCCTTTTCGGCCCCATGGGCTCCAAGCTTGAAAACTACGTGGCCGAAGAACATTTTTACTATCATTCCATCAAGGAAGCCGTGGCAGCGGCCATTCGCGGGTCCACACCCCTTATCGCCGTGGAATACGGGCGCAGGGCCATCCCCTACCCCTTCCGCCCCACCTTTGCTGAAATGGAAGACAGACTGAAGAGCGGCTAG